The nucleotide sequence TTCATCCGTTTCAGTCGCAATGCCTGGGTCGGGCACAGTATCCAGCGCAAGCTCCTGGACCTCGGGGTTCACGTCAACGAGGCGATGGAGCTGGATTCCCTGGAGGCAATACGACAGATGGTGCGGCACGGCCTGGGGGTATCCATCGTGCCGGTGCCGGCGGTGACACCGGAGGACGCCGGTGGTCTGCGGACGCTCCCCTTTGGCGATCCGCCTCAGTCCCGGGGTGTTGGGCTGCTGGAGCGACAGGAGCACCTGAAGATGGGGCTGACGGCGGCCCTGCTAAGGGAACTTCAGGCGGTGGCCGAGCCCTGAGTGGGCGGCGCCTTCCCCGCAGCGGGGTTTGTTCAGCGGTTTCTTAAGATCCAGTTCAGTAATTGTCGACCTCCCGGGCACCCGGTTGCCGTACCTTGAGGGGCTCTGCGGCGTCCTTGCCGTGGTGCATTCGCTCGCCGGGGGAGGGTTATGGACTGGCTGCCTTTTGCACCGGAGCTCACGGCCCTGGTGGCCATCGCGCTGTTTCTGGGTGGTGCGGTCAAGGGGACGGTGGGCGTAGGGCTGCCGCTCGTGGTGGTCTCACTGCTCGGGAGCTTCCTCGACCCGAAGCTCGCCGTGGTGCTGGTGACGGTGCCGGTGGTGGTGAGCAACGTCTGGCAAAGCCTGCGCTCGGGCATCGTGCTGGGGGCCGCACGCCGGTTCTGGCCGCTGATTCTGCCGTTCGTGCTCTGCACCTGGCTGGGGGCGCAGCTGCTCGCCTCCATGCATACGGCGCTGCTCCTGGGGTTCCTCGGCGCACTGGTGATCGGCTTCTCCATGCTCAACCTGGCGCAGCCGCAGTGGCGCCTCGCCCCCCGCTACGAGCCGTTCGCCGGACCCGGCGTCGGTGCCGTGGCGGGTGTGCTCAACGGCGTCTCCACCGTGAATGGGCCGCCGCTGATCATGTATCTGGTCTCCCTGGGACTGCAGAAGAACGACTTCGTCGGCAGCTACGGGCTGATCGCGCTCGCAGGCTCGATCCCGCTGGTGCTGTCCTATATCGGCGTCGGACTGATGGGGCCGGCAGAGTTCGGTGCCTCGGCGCTGGCGCTGGTGCCGGTGCTGGCAGGGCTGCTGACCGGCGAGCGGCTGCGCCGGCGGATTGATCCGGACCTCTTCCGCAAGGTGCTGCTGGTGGTTCTGATCGTGCTCGGCCTGAACCTTATCCGGCGCGCCCTCTACTGAGCCCCGGTTTGGCCCGGCGTCAACCGGTGATCGGTTCGGACTCCAGCAGGCTTCCTCCGGGGGCGACCCGCGTGAAGCGGACCGGCTCCCGCGTGACCTCCAGGCGCTCGCCCTCGGTCAGGCGCACCAGCGTGAACTCCGAGCCCTCTAGGCTACCGGTGTCCGGGAAGTCCTCCCGATAGTGCGCGCCCCGGGAGTTTTCCCGCGCCAGCGCCGCCGTGACGATCGCGCGGCTGACCAGGATCTGGTTGCGCAGGTTCAGCCAGTCGTGCCAGGTGAGGTTGAAGGCGAGGTCTTCGCCGCCGGCGATGCCAGTGGTGGCAAGCTCAGCGTCCAGGGTGGCCAGGCTGTCCAGGGCGCGGCGCAGGCGCTCTTCCGTGCGCAGGATGCCGGCATCCTGCCACATGACGTCGCGCAGGCGCTCCTGCAGGCCGAAGAGGTCACCGGGGGGCTGCTCCAGGGGGAGCCGGCAGTCCTGCACCGCCCGAGCCAGCGCGGCTTCGTCCGGAGCGTGGTGGCCGTCGCCCTCGACCAGGGCAGCGGCCATGCTGTCGCCGGCAATGCCACCGAACACCGTCGAGTTGGCAACCCCGTTGCCGCCGAGGCGGTTCGCCCCGTGCACCCCGCCGGTATCCTCGCCAGCAGCAAACAGGCCCGGCATCTCCGTGCGGCAGTCGGGTCGGAACACCACGCCGCCCATCAGATAGTGCGCGGTGGGCACCACCTCCACGCGCCCCCCGGCGAGGTCGAAACCGCAATCGGCGCAGCGCTCGACCATGCCCTTGAACTGCCGGCGCACGTTCTCCGGGCCGAGGTGCGACATGCTGATGTACACGCCGCCGCCCGGCGTACCCCGGCCCTCGCGGATCTCGTGGAAGATGCCCCGGGAGACGATGTCCCGGGTGGCGCGCTCGCCACGCTCGTCG is from Spiribacter halobius and encodes:
- a CDS encoding TSUP family transporter, translated to MDWLPFAPELTALVAIALFLGGAVKGTVGVGLPLVVVSLLGSFLDPKLAVVLVTVPVVVSNVWQSLRSGIVLGAARRFWPLILPFVLCTWLGAQLLASMHTALLLGFLGALVIGFSMLNLAQPQWRLAPRYEPFAGPGVGAVAGVLNGVSTVNGPPLIMYLVSLGLQKNDFVGSYGLIALAGSIPLVLSYIGVGLMGPAEFGASALALVPVLAGLLTGERLRRRIDPDLFRKVLLVVLIVLGLNLIRRALY
- a CDS encoding L-aspartate oxidase, with amino-acid sequence MPASPRRVSTDVLILGSGGAGLFAALHAHQADPSLHITVAVKGLLGKCGCTRMVQGGYNVALAPGDSVERHFMDTINGGKWLPDQDLAWTLVATARERVRELENEIGCFFDRNEDGSVHQKAFAGQTFDRTVHKGDLTGIEIIGRLAEQVWAAGIERLEEHRALALIPAADGESLAGVLMADVRSGELVFVQARATLLATGGGPTMYRYHTPSGDKSCDGLAMALRAGLPLRDMEMVQFHPTGLLAGPETRMTGTVLEEGLRGAGGQLLNGEGERFMFRHDERGERATRDIVSRGIFHEIREGRGTPGGGVYISMSHLGPENVRRQFKGMVERCADCGFDLAGGRVEVVPTAHYLMGGVVFRPDCRTEMPGLFAAGEDTGGVHGANRLGGNGVANSTVFGGIAGDSMAAALVEGDGHHAPDEAALARAVQDCRLPLEQPPGDLFGLQERLRDVMWQDAGILRTEERLRRALDSLATLDAELATTGIAGGEDLAFNLTWHDWLNLRNQILVSRAIVTAALARENSRGAHYREDFPDTGSLEGSEFTLVRLTEGERLEVTREPVRFTRVAPGGSLLESEPITG